Proteins encoded in a region of the Dasypus novemcinctus isolate mDasNov1 chromosome 24, mDasNov1.1.hap2, whole genome shotgun sequence genome:
- the TCF15 gene encoding transcription factor 15 gives MAFALLRPVGAHVLYPDVRLLSEDEENRSESDASDQSFGCCEGLEAARRGPGPGGGRRAGGGGGGGPVVVVRQRQAANARERDRTQSVNTAFTALRTLIPTEPVDRKLSKIETLRLASSYIAHLANVLLLGDAADDGQPCFRAAGGAKSTVPSATADDGGRQPRSICTFCLSNQRKGGGRRDLGGSCLKVRGVAPLRVPRR, from the exons ATGGCGTTCGCGCTGCTGCGCCCCGTCGGCGCGCACGTGCTGTACCCCGACGTGCGGCTGCTGAGCGAGGACGAGGAGAACCGCAGCGAGAGCGACGCGTCCGACCAGTCGTTCGGCTGCTGCGAGGGCCTGGAGGCGGCGCGGCGCGGCCCGGGCCCCGGGGGCGGGCGacgggcgggcggcggcggcggcggcggcccggtGGTGGTGGTGCGGCAGCGGCAGGCGGCCAACGCGCGGGAGCGGGACCGCACGCAGAGCGTGAACACGGCCTTCACGGCGCTGCGCACGCTCATCCCCACCGAGCCGGTGGACCGCAAGCTGTCCAAGATCGAGACGCTGCGCCTGGCGTCCAGCTACATCGCGCACCTGGCTAACGTGCTGCTGCTGGGCGACGCGGCCGACGACGGGCAGCCGTGCTTCCGTGCGGCCGGCGGTGCCAAGAGCACCGTCCCCAGCGCCACAGCCGACGACGGCGGCCGCCAGCCGCGCTCCATCTGCACCTTCTGCCTCAGCAACCAGCGCAAGGGG GGTGGCCGTCGTGACCTGGGGGGCAGCTGCCTGAAGGTGAGGGGGGTGGCCCCACTTCGAGTGCCAAGGAGATGA